A portion of the Acidisarcina polymorpha genome contains these proteins:
- the uvrB gene encoding excinuclease ABC subunit UvrB — protein MDFQLVSDYKPRGDQPRAIDELISGIAAGEQHQTLLGVTGSGKTFTMAKIIEALNRPALILAHNKTLAAQLFHEFKQFFPSNAVEYFVSYYDYYQPEAYIPAGDLYIEKEATINEELDKLRLSATRSLFERRDAIIVSSVSCIYGLGSPEAYYGMLMLLEKGQKIRREDITRRLVEILYERNDSDFRRGTFRVRGDVIEVFPTYDENAFRIELFGDEIDSLAQIDPLFGTVRQKYARLPIYPKSHYVVQPERKSTAIGTILEELEWWEKDLENQGRLVESQRIHQRTRFDLEMIKSMGYCHGIENYSRHFSGRLPGEPPPTLLDYFPRDFLLFIDESHVTVPQLHGMWHGDRSRKQNLVDYGFRLPSAMDNRPLKFEEFESRTGQIIYVSATPSAYELTKSSGVVVEQIIRPTGLVDPEIEIRPIRGQIDDLLAEIRIRAKKNERVLVTTLTKRMAEDLAGYYTEVGVRCRYMHSEIETLERIRILRDLRKGEYDVLIGINLLREGLDLPEVSLVAILDADKEGFLRSSGSLIQTIGRAARNVHGRAILYADKMTDSMKQAIDETNRRREVQVEYNEEHGITPTSIIRAVDMSLAQILKAEYADLTDQEATMPEFKNQLELDAYIANLESDMREAAKKFEFEKAAKLRDLVKDLRTKEFLFG, from the coding sequence ATGGATTTTCAGCTAGTCAGCGACTACAAACCTAGAGGCGACCAACCCCGCGCCATCGACGAACTTATCTCCGGCATTGCGGCGGGCGAGCAGCATCAGACGCTGCTTGGCGTGACCGGTTCGGGCAAGACTTTCACCATGGCCAAGATCATTGAGGCGCTGAACCGGCCAGCGCTGATCCTTGCTCACAACAAGACGCTCGCCGCCCAGCTCTTTCACGAGTTCAAGCAGTTTTTCCCCTCCAATGCGGTCGAGTACTTTGTCTCCTACTACGATTATTACCAGCCGGAGGCCTACATTCCGGCTGGCGACCTGTATATCGAGAAGGAAGCGACCATCAATGAAGAGCTCGACAAGCTGCGGCTCTCAGCGACGCGCTCGCTCTTCGAACGACGCGACGCCATCATTGTTTCGTCGGTTTCGTGCATCTACGGCCTCGGTTCGCCGGAAGCCTACTACGGCATGTTGATGTTGCTTGAAAAAGGCCAGAAGATCCGCCGCGAAGACATTACCCGGCGGCTGGTCGAGATCCTTTACGAACGCAATGACTCCGATTTTCGCCGTGGCACTTTTCGGGTACGCGGCGATGTCATCGAGGTCTTTCCGACTTACGACGAAAATGCCTTTCGCATCGAGCTTTTTGGCGACGAAATCGATTCGCTCGCGCAGATCGATCCGCTCTTTGGCACCGTCCGGCAGAAGTATGCACGGCTGCCGATTTATCCCAAGTCCCACTATGTCGTTCAGCCAGAGCGCAAGTCGACCGCGATCGGCACCATTCTCGAAGAGCTGGAATGGTGGGAGAAGGACCTCGAGAACCAGGGTCGTCTGGTGGAGTCGCAGCGGATTCATCAGCGGACGCGGTTCGACCTCGAAATGATCAAGTCGATGGGCTACTGCCACGGCATTGAGAATTACTCCCGCCACTTCTCGGGACGGCTGCCGGGCGAGCCTCCCCCGACGCTGCTCGATTATTTTCCTCGTGACTTTCTACTCTTCATCGATGAGTCGCATGTGACGGTTCCGCAGCTGCATGGAATGTGGCATGGGGACCGCTCGCGCAAACAGAACCTGGTCGATTACGGCTTCCGCCTGCCCTCGGCGATGGACAACCGTCCGTTGAAATTTGAGGAGTTTGAAAGCCGCACCGGTCAGATTATTTATGTCTCGGCGACGCCGAGCGCTTATGAGCTGACGAAGTCTTCAGGGGTGGTCGTCGAGCAGATCATTCGGCCGACGGGGCTGGTCGATCCGGAGATCGAGATTCGCCCGATCCGCGGCCAGATTGACGATTTGCTGGCCGAGATCCGCATTCGTGCGAAGAAAAATGAGCGCGTGCTGGTGACGACGCTCACCAAGCGGATGGCGGAAGACCTGGCTGGCTACTATACCGAGGTCGGGGTCCGCTGCCGCTACATGCACTCGGAGATTGAGACGCTCGAGCGCATTCGCATTCTGCGCGACCTGCGGAAGGGTGAGTACGACGTGCTCATCGGCATCAATCTGTTACGCGAAGGGCTTGACTTGCCGGAGGTCTCGCTGGTCGCGATTCTCGATGCGGATAAAGAGGGCTTTCTGCGCAGTTCAGGTTCGCTGATCCAGACCATCGGCCGCGCGGCCCGCAATGTGCATGGCCGGGCAATTCTCTATGCGGACAAGATGACCGATTCGATGAAGCAAGCGATCGATGAAACCAACCGTCGCCGCGAAGTACAGGTGGAATATAACGAAGAGCACGGGATCACGCCAACCTCGATCATTCGCGCCGTGGATATGTCGCTCGCCCAGATCCTCAAAGCCGAATACGCCGATTTGACCGACCAGGAAGCGACGATGCCTGAGTTCAAGAACCAGCTTGAGCTCGACGCCTATATTGCCAATCTCGAATCGGATATGCGCGAGGCGGCGAAGAAGTTCGAGTTTGAGAAGGCCGCGAAGCTGCGCGATCTGGTGAAGGATTTGCGGACGAAGGAGTTCTTGTTCGGCTAA
- a CDS encoding ATP-binding protein — MTSESPSWRLTAARYTLITLVALLLVAVYRRVLHVNQTTVALTFLVLIMLVATRWRLAYSVYLSALCTVLYNFFFLPPIGTLTIADPQNWVTLVAFLMASVLVSHLADGERKAAAQSERRRGEVERLFEFSEQLLLYDDLRALARTAPSLIATIFKLRAVALYIREQDRAYYSDPENELLPAERLRAVAEETDAAALSSNHVRLLPLALGMQSSGALAMTESSYPEGMYAAIAGLMAIALERASALERFSHIEASREGERLRGALLDSVTHELRTPLTAIRAAATMLLSQPSLADADRQEMYAIVDEESSRLDRLIGQAVEMAQLDSESLQVRPQPQQLREVIDLALEDIRQLLKNRSVEVLVPDDQPAVSMDRELVRRVLRQLIENAAKYSPRDLPITLSSKLTEDRLLVTVSDRGPGIDESDQPFVFDKFFRGKQRERVQGSGMGLAIARAILRAHGGGIDVKSSPQSGTSFTFWLPLTIQPASMET, encoded by the coding sequence ATGACATCTGAATCGCCCTCCTGGCGGCTGACGGCGGCCCGTTATACCCTGATCACCTTGGTCGCCCTGCTGCTGGTGGCCGTGTATCGCCGCGTTCTCCACGTGAACCAGACAACTGTCGCCCTCACCTTCTTGGTCTTGATTATGTTGGTGGCGACACGCTGGCGTCTCGCTTACTCGGTCTACCTCTCGGCGCTCTGCACGGTGCTCTACAACTTTTTCTTCCTGCCGCCTATCGGTACTCTGACCATTGCCGACCCGCAAAACTGGGTGACCCTCGTTGCCTTTCTCATGGCTAGCGTGCTCGTCAGTCACTTGGCCGACGGTGAGCGCAAAGCAGCGGCGCAATCGGAGCGGCGCCGCGGCGAGGTCGAACGGCTCTTCGAGTTCAGCGAGCAGTTGCTGCTTTATGACGACCTGCGCGCGCTCGCTCGCACCGCCCCCTCGCTCATCGCCACCATCTTCAAGCTGCGCGCCGTCGCGCTCTACATCCGGGAACAAGATCGGGCCTACTATTCCGACCCCGAGAACGAACTGCTTCCCGCCGAGCGGCTCCGGGCTGTCGCCGAAGAGACCGATGCGGCCGCCCTCTCTTCGAATCATGTGCGCCTCCTGCCCCTGGCGCTCGGGATGCAATCGAGCGGAGCGCTCGCGATGACGGAAAGCAGCTACCCCGAAGGCATGTACGCAGCCATCGCCGGGCTGATGGCCATCGCCCTCGAACGCGCCTCTGCCCTCGAGCGTTTCAGCCACATCGAGGCTTCCCGCGAAGGAGAGCGGCTCCGGGGCGCGTTGTTGGATTCGGTGACCCACGAACTGCGCACTCCGTTGACCGCCATCCGCGCCGCCGCCACCATGCTCCTCAGCCAGCCCTCGCTCGCCGACGCCGACCGCCAAGAGATGTACGCGATCGTCGATGAAGAGAGCTCAAGGCTCGACCGGCTCATCGGCCAGGCCGTTGAGATGGCGCAGCTCGATTCGGAAAGCCTTCAAGTCAGGCCGCAGCCGCAGCAGTTGCGCGAGGTCATCGACCTGGCGCTCGAAGACATTCGCCAACTCCTCAAAAATCGTTCCGTCGAGGTCCTGGTGCCCGACGATCAGCCAGCAGTCTCGATGGACCGTGAGCTGGTTCGACGGGTCTTGCGCCAGCTGATCGAAAACGCGGCCAAATATTCGCCCCGCGATCTCCCCATCACCCTGTCCAGCAAACTCACCGAAGACCGGCTGCTGGTCACGGTCAGCGACCGCGGCCCCGGCATCGACGAGTCCGATCAGCCGTTTGTCTTCGACAAGTTTTTTAGGGGAAAGCAGCGCGAAAGGGTCCAGGGTTCCGGGATGGGCCTGGCAATAGCCCGGGCCATCTTGCGCGCCCACGGCGGCGGCATCGACGTCAAAAGCAGCCCTCAGTCCGGAACTTCCTTCACCTTCTGGCTGCCGCTCACAATCCAGCCCGCTTCCATGGAAACATAG